The Solibacillus sp. FSL R7-0668 genome includes the window TACCCAAGATGGTGGTGAAATCGGACGAGCGCAGGGAGTGCAAGCAGAGGCTGCCAAAATTGAGGCAACGACAGATATGAATCCGATATTATTGAAGCCAAAAGGGGAAATGGTGTCAGAGGTCATTTTACATGGGAAGCATTATGCAAATATGGATGCCATGAGCTACCGAGAAAATTTTGTGGAAACGGTCATGCCTGAAGTGCGCGCCTCTCTAAAAAGATTGGCACAACAATATGATGTGCTTGTCCTTGAAGGTGCAGGAAGTCCCGCTGAAATTAACTTGAAAAATCGTGATATTGCCAATATGCGTATGGCTCATGAAACAGATGCGGCGGTCATTTTAGTAGCTGATATTGAGCGTGGTGGTGTGTTTGCCTCGCTCATTGGCACATTAATGCTATTAGATGATGCAGAGCGTGCCCGCGTCAAAGGCATCATTATCAATAAATTCCGTGGGATGAAGGAATTACTCGACAGCGGTATTGAGTGGCTTGAAAATTATACAAATATCCCGGTGCTCGGTGTTATTCCATATATCGATGTGCAAATTGAAGCCGAGGATTCAATGGCCTTATCTAGCTTGCGTTTAAAAAAACCACTTGCGAGTGAGTTTGATATTGATGTGGCAGTTATTCGGCTACCACATATTTCAAACTTTACTGACTTAGATCCACTATTTGAGGAACCGGGTGTGGGTGTCCGTTTTGTCTCATCCATTCGAGAATTAAAAAAGCCGGACGTCATCATCATTCCAGGTACCAAAAATACGGTAGAGGATTTTTTATGGTTACAGGAAACGGGCATTATGCAAGGGATTTTACAATTGCAGCATACAGAAGTCCAAATTGTAGGAATTTGTGGTGGCTATCAAATGCTTGGTGAAACATTAAGAGATGAACAGGCCATTGAAGGCAAGGGTGGCACGTATTTGGCACTCGGCTTACTTCCAATTGAAACGACATTTATTCAAGAAAAGCAAACGGTTCAAGTGACGGGGATTAGCTGTACAGGTCATGAAATCAGTGGCTATGAAATCCATCTTGGGCGGAGTGAAGCCCGTGTGCCGGTTCAACCCTTTATTGAATTTGCGGATGGTCGTACAGATGGTGTTTATACTGAGAAAATCATTGGCACTTATGTTCATGGTATTTTCCAAAATCGGGCGTTCACACGTCATTATTTCAATAAAATTCGTGATAACAAAGGCTTGCCGATTGTTTCAACGGAAATTTTATCGGATTTTGAACGCCGAGAGCAGGCTTATGAAATGTTAGATCAACATGTGCGCACCCATTTAAATATGACGAAAATTTATGAACTGCTTGCATTAGAGCGCACGTCATAATCTTTTTCGGGATTCTGTTTATTACAGCCGATGTACAATTTTGTGCATCGGTATTTGCTATTTTCAAGGAGGGAGTAATCGTATGCTATACTTTTGGATAGGCTTAGTAGCTGCTGTGCTGGATGCTGTATTCGGGGATCCGAAAAAATGGAAGCATCCTGTCATTTATATTGGAAATTTTATCTCGCTCGTGGAACGGAAGCTTAATCGAGGGACTCGCCGTAAAGTAAAGGGCTTTATTGCGATGCTGCTAACGGTTACGCTATCGACTGGCTTTGTTTTGGCTATCGTTTTGCTGGCATTTCAAGTACATATATGGCTATGGCTTGCTGTTGAGGTACTGCTTATTAGCTTAGCTTTGGCTCAAAAGTCGTTAAAGGAGGCAGCACTGCTTGTCTATGATGCGTTAGAAAAAGAGGATTTACCAGAGGCGCGCCGTTATTTAAGCTGGGTCGTCGGGCGAGATACGGCGCATTTAGATGAACCGGAAATTGTCCGCGGGGTAATTGAAACGGTGTCGGAAAACACAAGCGATGGTGTGACTGCCCCGCTCTTTTATGCGCTGCTATTTGGCGCAACAGGTGCTTGGGGCTATAAAGCAATCAATACGCTGGATTCGATGATTGGCTACAACAATGAACGCTACGCTGATTTTGGCTATTATTCAGCAAAGCTAGATGATATCGCCAATTTTATACCAAGTCGTATTTCGGGCTTTATCATTGTGCTCGTTAGTAAAAATTATTCGAAAAAACCTTTTATGGAGCGCCTAAAGCACTGGCTATGTGATGCCAAAAAGCACCCCAGCCCAAATAGTGGGTATTTAGAAGCCGCAACAGCCTACCAATTAGGGATTCGCTTAGGCGGCTTTAATCGCTACGGTCAAAAGGAATCGTTTCGTGCCTATATGGGGGAGCCGCTCCAGGAAATGGGTAAGCAGCACATTTTACAAGCAATTCAGCAAATGCAGCGCTGTACATATGTATTTTTAGGATTAGGAGGAATCATCTATGCTATTACCTGCACATGGGGCAAATGCGCGGGCTTTATATGAAGCAATGCAAATCGACATGCCAAACGACGTGATCGATGTTAGTGAAAATGTCAACGCAATGGGGATACCAAAAGCGATTCAAGCAATTTGGCCAAACTTACTTAATCAATTAGCAAGCTATCCAAATGAATTGGCAGAGCCCCTCCGCTCGCAGCTTGCACAGCACCATCAATTACAGTGTGAGCAAGTGTTAGTAACAAATGGTGCTGCGGAAGGGTTGATGGTGCTAGCGCAGCATTTTCAGGGACAGGATATATTGGTGCTTGAGCCGTCCTTTTCTGAGTATAAACGCACGCTATCCCAACAAAATTGCACAGTATATACCCTTATTGCAGAGGATATAATCTATTATAAATTTGATATGGATAAATTAAACAGTCAATTGGAAAAGGTCACAGCCTGCTATATTTGTAATCCAAATAATCCAACGGGTGTTGTGCTAGAAAAACAGTGGATTCATCATTTAGTAGCTGCCCATCCACAATGTCTCTTTGTCATTGATGAGGCGTTTATGGATTGGACCGATGAAGCGGAGTCTGTCATTCCATTACTTACAAGCTATTCGAATTTACTTGTCGTCCGTTCGCTGACGAAAATGTATGCACTTGCTGGTGTGCGAATTGGCTATGTGCTCGGTCAGCAAGTTGAAAAATTACGCCCCTATTTACCACATTGGAATGTTAGCTCCATTGCCTTGGCTCTCGGAAGTGAATGCATCAAGCAACAGGAATTTGTTAAAGAATCGGTTGATTATAGTTCTGAATTACTAGCTAAAATGAAGCGCTATTTTCGTTCAATTCAATGTCCATACAGTAATAGTGCCGCGAATTTCTTATTGTTTAAACTTCCCGAGCAATATGATGCCGACCATTTTTTCATATACTTATTAAAGCGGGGAATTGTGCTTCGGCATACGAAAAATTATGCGGGCTTGAATGGACAATGGTTTCGAATTGCAGTAAAAACAGAGGAAATTTGGGCGCGTTGTCAGAAAGAGATGGATCATTATGTCAAAAATTATTCGCTATTATCGCCATTGTCAAACGAGCTGGAATGAACATCAAAAATTGCAGGGCTGGCTGGATTCGCCATTAACGAACCGGGGAATAGCGCAGGCAAAGGCCGTCGAATGGCAGCCGGACATTGTTTTTAGTAGTGATTTGCGGCGGGCGATTACATCTGCTGAATGGATGTTTCCATCAAAAGAAATTCAGCAATGTCGTGCGATTCGGGAAATCTATTTAGCGGATTGGCAAGGGCGGTACATTGTACAATTACAGGAGGATAAAAACTATCAGGCATACAGTCAACATCCGGCATCCTTTATTGCACAAGAACAGGAATCTTTTGAAGCGGTAACGGCGAGAATGCTTCATTTTCATCAACAAGTATCCGCATTGCCGTACGAAAAAATTGCGGTCGTAACACATGGCATGGCCTTAGCCTGCTTGTTGACGGCATTACATGGCGATGAAATTGAAAATGTTTGGGGGTATATGCTGGGAAGTGCCCAGTATGAGGAAATTTCTTTGTTTTGATGCCGATAGAAAATTTATTACCTTATACAGAATAAAATATTTAAGTAAGCGAATTTTTAGTTTTCTTAACTTATACTTCTATTTTGTGAAAATTCCGATATGTTATTTTTGGTTTTTTTTATGGTATGGTATTGTTCGTACAAAATATTACATAGTTGTGTAATGTACAAATTGAATAATTAACATTAGGTTCTTTTTTACAAAGATTAATAGGGAAATTGGTGAAAAGCCAATACAGCCCCCGCTACTGTAATCGCCGATGAAATCAGATAAAATGCCACTGGAAAAATTTCTGGGAAGGTTTCTGAGAGTAAAGTGACGCGAGAAGTCAGGAAACCTGCCTAACTGTTATAGCAATGGACCTTCGGAGGGAAGGGGACGACTAGTTGAAACGATTATTTTTGCTAATGGAGGAATTTTATATTTCAGCCATTATTTTTGCGGAAGTGAATCAAGCATTGGAGAAAATATTCCAAATGTTTACTAAGTATCCCAGCTACGATTGGTCGGGGTACTTTTTTTGTGCCCAAAAATCGACAAATTGGAGGAAAAGAACATGAAAAAAGGAAAATGGGCATCATTATTGACAGTGTTGATGCTATCACTTGGGCTCGCTGCATGCTCAGGAGAAAGTGAAGATGTGAAGGAAACAAAGGCATCTGAACAAACGAATCAGCAAGATGAAAGCGTTGTTAAGGAAGCGCATGGCGTAACAATTACCGACAAGGATGTAACATTCACAGACTCTCGTGGACAAGAAATTACGATTGAAAAAAATCCGCAACGTGTTGTTTCGGTTTTTAACTCATACTTAGATATTTGGATGGCGAGTGGTGGTGAAGTTGTGGGGACTATCGAGCCCTCAGGTGACAAGCCAGTACCAGGAACTGAAAATGCTGAAATCGTTGGAACACTTGGTGCAGTAAGCTTAGAAAAAGTTTTATCTTTAGAGCCTGATGTTGTAATTGTTAACGGGAACTCTGCACACCATATGGAATTAGTACCAAGCTTTGAGCAAAATGGTATTAAAGTGATTGCGTTAGACTTTGTTTTTAAAGCAGATTACTATAAATTAGCGCGTGTCTTTACGGCACTGACAGAGCGTGAGGATTTATACGAAGCAAATGTAGCACAGGTGAATGAAGCCATTGAAAAAATCATTGCGGAGTCACCAACGGATAAAAATTATAAAGTGCTATTAATGATGGCAAGTGGTAAATCAATTACAGCACGTGGGACAGATTCCTATGTAGGAGAAATGTTAAAGGATTTACATACGACGAATATTGCGGATGTATCGAACAATTTATTAAGCGAAACCTCATTTAGTATGGAAAAAATTATTGAAGAGGATCCAGACTTCATTTTCGTTCAAACAACAGGAAGTGATATGGATGTTGTATACGATAAATTAAAGCAAGATGTAGAGTCAAATCCAGCTTGGGCATCTTTACAAGCAGTAAAGAATGATCGCTACATTTTCTTACCAAAAGATATTTATATGTATAAAGCAAACCAGCGCTACGCAGAGGCATATGAAGGTTTAGCACAGCACTTATACGGTGAATAATCGAATTCGTAGGTGAATCGGATGACTACAACAGAAAAGGTTGAACATAAAAAGCACCGCTTATGGGCATTAATTAGTTTTGCCATTTTACTTATTATTAGTATTTTTGTAAGCATTGGCTTTGGGGCTGTGAAAATCGGTCCTATGGAGATTGTTCATATATTGTTGCATAAGCCTGAGGGGATGCAATATCAAATTATTTATAATGTCCGTCTCCCTCGTACGATTGTTGCAGGGCTTGTTGGGATTTCGCTAGCATTATCGGGGGCAATTTTACAAGGGATTATGCGAAATCCATTGGCAGGACCAAACATTATCGGGGTATCCTCAGGTGCAGGGCTTGTAGCATTAGTTATTCTAATGCTCTATCCCTCACTGTATTATTTTGTTCCATTTGGTGCATTTTTAGGTGCATTGGCAACAACACTCTTTATCTATGCACTTGCATGGAAGGATGGCGTATTACCGACACGAATGATTCTAGCAGGTGTTGCCATTTCCTCCTTATTAGGTGCGGGTATCAATTCCTTGCTAACTTTTTATCCAGACCGTGTCGCAGGCGCAATTCACTTCTTAGTTGGTGGATTATCAGCAGTAACATGGCAAGATGTTTTACTTGTTTTACCGTATTCTTTATTTGGCATTGTGTTGCTCTTGATGATTTCAAACAAATTAAATATTTTAATGCTGGGTGATGAGGTGGCAACAGGGCTTGGATTAAATGTTGAACGAACACGCTTTTTATTCATTGCATTATCTTCATTGCTCGCAGGGAGCGCGGTCAGTGTGGTTGGTCTACTTGGTT containing:
- a CDS encoding cobyric acid synthase, translating into MIQGTASDVGKSVLCTALCRIFANDGYQVAPFKSQNMALNSYITQDGGEIGRAQGVQAEAAKIEATTDMNPILLKPKGEMVSEVILHGKHYANMDAMSYRENFVETVMPEVRASLKRLAQQYDVLVLEGAGSPAEINLKNRDIANMRMAHETDAAVILVADIERGGVFASLIGTLMLLDDAERARVKGIIINKFRGMKELLDSGIEWLENYTNIPVLGVIPYIDVQIEAEDSMALSSLRLKKPLASEFDIDVAVIRLPHISNFTDLDPLFEEPGVGVRFVSSIRELKKPDVIIIPGTKNTVEDFLWLQETGIMQGILQLQHTEVQIVGICGGYQMLGETLRDEQAIEGKGGTYLALGLLPIETTFIQEKQTVQVTGISCTGHEISGYEIHLGRSEARVPVQPFIEFADGRTDGVYTEKIIGTYVHGIFQNRAFTRHYFNKIRDNKGLPIVSTEILSDFERREQAYEMLDQHVRTHLNMTKIYELLALERTS
- the cbiB gene encoding adenosylcobinamide-phosphate synthase CbiB, giving the protein MLYFWIGLVAAVLDAVFGDPKKWKHPVIYIGNFISLVERKLNRGTRRKVKGFIAMLLTVTLSTGFVLAIVLLAFQVHIWLWLAVEVLLISLALAQKSLKEAALLVYDALEKEDLPEARRYLSWVVGRDTAHLDEPEIVRGVIETVSENTSDGVTAPLFYALLFGATGAWGYKAINTLDSMIGYNNERYADFGYYSAKLDDIANFIPSRISGFIIVLVSKNYSKKPFMERLKHWLCDAKKHPSPNSGYLEAATAYQLGIRLGGFNRYGQKESFRAYMGEPLQEMGKQHILQAIQQMQRCTYVFLGLGGIIYAITCTWGKCAGFI
- a CDS encoding histidine phosphatase family protein codes for the protein MSKIIRYYRHCQTSWNEHQKLQGWLDSPLTNRGIAQAKAVEWQPDIVFSSDLRRAITSAEWMFPSKEIQQCRAIREIYLADWQGRYIVQLQEDKNYQAYSQHPASFIAQEQESFEAVTARMLHFHQQVSALPYEKIAVVTHGMALACLLTALHGDEIENVWGYMLGSAQYEEISLF
- a CDS encoding ABC transporter substrate-binding protein, producing MKKGKWASLLTVLMLSLGLAACSGESEDVKETKASEQTNQQDESVVKEAHGVTITDKDVTFTDSRGQEITIEKNPQRVVSVFNSYLDIWMASGGEVVGTIEPSGDKPVPGTENAEIVGTLGAVSLEKVLSLEPDVVIVNGNSAHHMELVPSFEQNGIKVIALDFVFKADYYKLARVFTALTEREDLYEANVAQVNEAIEKIIAESPTDKNYKVLLMMASGKSITARGTDSYVGEMLKDLHTTNIADVSNNLLSETSFSMEKIIEEDPDFIFVQTTGSDMDVVYDKLKQDVESNPAWASLQAVKNDRYIFLPKDIYMYKANQRYAEAYEGLAQHLYGE
- a CDS encoding pyridoxal phosphate-dependent aminotransferase, encoding MLLPAHGANARALYEAMQIDMPNDVIDVSENVNAMGIPKAIQAIWPNLLNQLASYPNELAEPLRSQLAQHHQLQCEQVLVTNGAAEGLMVLAQHFQGQDILVLEPSFSEYKRTLSQQNCTVYTLIAEDIIYYKFDMDKLNSQLEKVTACYICNPNNPTGVVLEKQWIHHLVAAHPQCLFVIDEAFMDWTDEAESVIPLLTSYSNLLVVRSLTKMYALAGVRIGYVLGQQVEKLRPYLPHWNVSSIALALGSECIKQQEFVKESVDYSSELLAKMKRYFRSIQCPYSNSAANFLLFKLPEQYDADHFFIYLLKRGIVLRHTKNYAGLNGQWFRIAVKTEEIWARCQKEMDHYVKNYSLLSPLSNELE
- a CDS encoding FecCD family ABC transporter permease; the encoded protein is MTTTEKVEHKKHRLWALISFAILLIISIFVSIGFGAVKIGPMEIVHILLHKPEGMQYQIIYNVRLPRTIVAGLVGISLALSGAILQGIMRNPLAGPNIIGVSSGAGLVALVILMLYPSLYYFVPFGAFLGALATTLFIYALAWKDGVLPTRMILAGVAISSLLGAGINSLLTFYPDRVAGAIHFLVGGLSAVTWQDVLLVLPYSLFGIVLLLMISNKLNILMLGDEVATGLGLNVERTRFLFIALSSLLAGSAVSVVGLLGFVGLIVPHIARLFVGSDYRYLFPGSILLGAGVLILCDTLARTMFAPIEIPVGIIMSALGGPFFLHLLRKREVKH